The Juglans regia cultivar Chandler chromosome 6, Walnut 2.0, whole genome shotgun sequence genome contains the following window.
GTCAAGATTCCCTACTTTCTGACCAAGGGTTTAGGGGGAGAAACACAAGGGACTAGCCCCGGAATTATCTATATACTCTTATCAATCACTAACAACTTACAATGCACAAATGGACATGTAGCAGACCAAGATCAGAAACTTCTGAGTTTCATGTGAAACACAATATAATCCATTGAAAATGGAGTCAATACCTGATTCTACATgtaagagagaaaaatggaagGTAATGACAAACATCATCAGCAGGAATAGGGTTGGCGTTTAAGAGATTTGGCGAGGGTATAGTTCTTCAATAGAAGGAGATGCTATACAATAACTTCCGTCGCTGCTGTTTCTCAAAATTAGCCACTATATCATCAATCGAGTCTTCCCATGATTCTGACACTTCAATCTATGGAGAAAAAATACCAGTAGAAAGTCGATCAGTATTATACATAAACCCTATAAAACTAGCATAAAGCAGACAAATACCTCTTGGCACAGATCTAAAGTAAGCCGAGCTCCTATGGCTGCCTCCTCATGGTTATCTTTTACCTCCAAATTAATCACTAGCACAGTTTTCAGAAGAACATGATCCCGGTTGTGAAGATCTGAAGGTAGAAACATTATGTGAACATTCTTCCACTAGAATTCATGAAGCTCTCACATTGCATGTGGACATGCTTACAAACACCATATTGCTCTTTAGAAAGAGAAATGTCTCAACAGAAATGACCATTGAAATACAGTTTACATCTTTCACagcaaaatttaataaaagtaatgaaGAGAACGAGAAAACCATTTAAGAGAATGATTTGGAACCACAATATCTGGAAAATTAAAGGTACAAAATGGATGCAGTGCTTACACGGAACCCTATGTAGTCTTGTCTAGTTAGTATTGAGTCTTATCCTCAAGTTTTTTAcgttattttttatgagtaagaTGCAGAGGATGTTACCCTGGTATACAGGAAGCGTATACGAATccatttaacaaataaaataaaaaaagttctaaaaatcccaaaattagaaataaaaatagcaaCACAACAATGGGCATTATTAATGATATAGGGTGTTAAGAACAAACAACTTCAACACCATTTAACCATGACACCAATTTAATAAGCCTACAGttttaacccctaggggttggctcgggtggtaaaggccttgggcttggggatATGCTCCTCGCAGGtataaggttcaaatccccttgggtgcaaacaatctctaagggccatcggactgggggatttttcccttgaattatccaagatgcacttgcaggaaactcaTTGCCGAGGCCTATGCACCCCCGAGATTAATCAGGACGTTGTTCATGAACACTCGGTgccaatcaaaataataataataataagcctACACTTTTGTTTAGTTGTTCTCAAGTTTAGAATTAGGGGCAAGTCCCACGAATTCTATACTTGGGCAGCAGTACGGGGGGTTGTTTTTGGATCAACTCAAGACATTTGGAACCCGAGCCTGTTGTAGTGAGGAGTTCTAGAGGCCTATACGTATCCAAGCAACTCTTTTTTCAACGGGAGCTAGTTTTTTACAACTCCAGCAATCGATGCTCTGTGAGGATCGTGTGACACAATTCTATATTTGCTGTTATTCATTAGGGAGTATAGGTCCAATACCTTCAAAGCCAACTAGTTCCTATTTGGCTTGGGAATGATCACAGCAAGACATAAAGATCCACAGTTTCCTTGTTTACAAAATCTCCCAAGCCAAGAAAGTCAGAATCACAACTTAACAAATCATTCTTACTGCATTTTCAGTTCTTTACTATGTCGGATAGTGAACAAACCAAATACATTCAAAGCAACTGTGGTCTTAGTTCTAGAGGATACCAGTATCAAGTATTACACGCGTACTCTTTTTTTATGTGAAGAATTGCACAAATATACTCGGGGAAATAATAACAATTACAGATTCAAGCAATCTTCCCACAACTCAAACAAATGCCAAAAAAAGAGGATAAAAAACGATAGGAGAAGCAACAGATAATGCTTTAATCATGCCATCTTTTGCATTATCATACCATTGATCCATATGATGCaagtaacaaaataaaaagggtAATGTACCAACCTTCAACGACAATATCAAAAACCTTTTCTTCAAATGTAAAAACCACGTCAAAGGAACCATCAGCAGCATTATCTTGCCAACGCTGAGGAGCCAGTTTGActgttgaatttctttttagCATTGGCAAAATGCCGTTACGCTTGTAGCTGTACTCTTATTAAGGTTTCATTCTGCCACATAATCATTAACATGGTATAGAATGCTGACTGCAGAACAAGCACTCAATGTCCAATTCATTAATCTAAAATTAGAAGCACTAGAATCAGAATAAATGCAAAGAATGATCAAATTTTGAACTCCCATAAATAGTTAATCGGACAAATCATGTCATAGTACAAAAAAACCTTCTTTGAATTCATAAAAGATTGATCTAACTGCCACTataattcattaaataaaaaaacccagAAGTCGCAGAAATTAAGTCATTGACATTTTCCAAGAGGGGTAGTTAATCAAAGCATTCTAAAACCTAAAATGTGTAAAATTTCCACGAACTAGAGCATAATTAATCAAGCTTCTCGTTGCCCAGAGGCTGcagtgaaaataaatttaaaaaatctttaattcCACGAGAATTTCCGGTCTTTCAAAGCATTATTAGTAGCTGAGCCCAGAATAGATAAGCCAAATTTTTCCCTTCTTTGATTTTCATAGTAACCAAACAatcagagagaaaaaaaaaatgagtgaaattagaggaggaggagaagaaaaaaaagaagaggatacAGCTCGGAGTCTTTGCGCCTGAGATCTTCGTACATCTGCTTGTATGGGGTACCGAAGTCGTAGACGTTGGGTTCTCTGAGGGAGGGACCAGGGAGCTTAACGTGAGCCCCGGTTCCATAAGACGAGACCTCGAAGCCCTCCCTCTTGAGGAGCGAGTGTGCCTCCATGCTCCGGTTCTGGTTCGATGAGCACACCATGGCGTATCGGAATTTCATGCTGCTTGTTCTGGGGTTCTACTCTGTCACCGTCACTCCCTCTCGACGAGTATATGTCGGGCTTTTCACAGTGTCTgctgaaattttgaatttaggtATTCACCATTGCAATGGTAGTAGGTATCTAGAATCCAAAATCTCCATcgatatatttgtttttttatttaatttaaaaattattcatttttatatcatcaataattttcttcccacgtttataaacataatttttttttttataattaatttaaataacaaaatccatactaattacaaattataacaataactagaaattttttattttttatttttatgatagaGGATTGTGATTTCTAAATGAAAGCAAATGATAGAGTAATTAAATATACaactattcaataaaaaaaactttagtcATATATGCGATatgagttcaaaaaaaaaaatatcaatttaaaatttctttaagaTTAAGCTCaattccacatttttttttccctcaaaaaCATTGTATATAGATAGAATAAACAGAGTAGCTAATACATATAAcagattttcaaaaaaaaaaaaaaaagaaagcaggGGCAAATCCAGTGTGAGTCAAGTACAAAAAGTCATTAGTGACAGGATTATGGGTAATGTTGTTGCATCGAAGTGAGTTAGCAACCATTTGAGCAAGCTCACGTGCTATATGGTTGACACTTCGGGGGGCAAGTACAGATTTTTAGTCCTTGAGTTTTCTAAGATGTTGTCTACAATCCTCAATGATGGTTTGGATAGACCAATCTACATCTTTGGAATATTGATTAATTGCTTTGTAGACCAATAGTGAGTCTCCTAGGAAAATAGATTGTGCCTTGAGTGTCAAAGCCTTTTTGATAGCCAGTAGCGCTGCTTGTGCTTCACCATAAAGGGGGTAGATGTTTGAATGCTTTTTGCCCAAGACTTGAGAGGATCTCCTCTAGAGTTGTTGCATATGTCTACAATGATAATGAAGCTTTCGTAAATAGAagcatcatatttattttcataaagcCAAGAGGAGGGGTCGTCCAAATTGTGGATTGGGGAATTTTGCATTTTTGCAGCTAGGCTAAGGTATGTTCATTAACAAGGCGATTAactatatttgaaatttcaacaGTAGAGGAGATTGTTTGCCCTTGGTTGACTTTGTTTCAAAACATCCAAATTTGATATAGATGCAAAGATTTGGAATGGATGGATCAAATCAGTACAGAGGTTTAGTGTGGGATTGGGAGAGATAATGGTATTGATCCAACTTTGTATGGGCTGTGTGTAGAAAGTTTTGATATTTAGAAGTCATTGAGATTGATCTCAAATAATAGGAGATAAATGACAGCTTAGAAAAGTGTGCTCCAAGGTGTATGGGGAAGAATGGCAAAGAGGACACAAAATATCAGTTTGTAGCTGGTAGATGAAGGCAGGAGGCTAGTTTGCTTTTTGTAGGAAGAGAGTTTCAGTTGATTTTCCAAAATAAGAGTTTGAGACGAGTTTGGAGTTTGAGTTTCCAAAATGTTTTCCAATGGGTTGTGTGGTGGTTTGAGATTTAGAGAGGGGTTGTATGTTTAGTGATGAAGTTGTAAGTGGATTTGATAGAAAACTTGCCCGAGGGGGATGGGGCCCAAATGAGTTCATCATTGTTGTAATGTGAGGTTCAAAGGAGGAGAAAGGCTTATTTCTATCCCATTGCTTTAGGTTGTTTTAGATGAAGTTGGATACTAGGGTTGAAGTGTCTAGGTTGGAGTTAAGGATAAGTGAAGGAAGGTGGAGGATCCAATTATCAGAGAAGGCTTTGATGGATCGGCCATTCTTAACGATGAAATGGGCTCCTTATGAGATGACTGGCTTTGTTTTGCTTAAGCCTTTCCAAAATCAAGAATTTGAAGGTTTGACTTTGGATTATAAgaatggatcatcttccatGTATTCGGCTTTGATGTTGTTGGCCCATAATTTGTTATATCCAAATGTTTCATTTATCATTTTGCCTCTTGTTTGGGGCTTTTTGTGTGAGTGTGAATAACTCGATCTTATTTCATTCAATGCTTATACTTTGCGCAACTTTATTATTAAACTTTTCTTTGTCAGGTGGTCTTATTGAATTTTACTATGCCACTTATCTCATtagacttttctttttttttttaatcaataagaCTTCACATTTCATATATCAGAAAAACAGTCATTACAACACTTATCTTgtaaaacaattgaaaaaaaccCCTCTAGGCCATCTTCTATCCAAACCAACTCCTCACTAGAGTTTACAGCAACTTGAGCAAGAAAATGAGCTACTCTATTCCATTCTCTATATGTGTGTTTTAGAATCCAATTTGGATGTGTACAAAGAATCTTGTTAATGTCTTCTATAACTTGTCCATGCCATTCCAAGCATTCTTCTCTGTTATTTATAGCTTTAATCACCTCCAATGAATCCCCTTCAAGTATAACCTTCTGTATATTAAGTTCTACACATAAGCATAAAGCTCTCCATAAAGCAGCAGCTTCAGCAATCACAGCAGATTGAACATACTCTCTTGGCAAACCCAAAGACACCTGTACATTTCCCTCTTCATCTCTAATGACCACTCCAGCTCCCATCTTTCTATGGTTTGCTTTAAaagcagcatcccaatttacTTTTACAAAGCCTTCACTTGGAG
Protein-coding sequences here:
- the LOC108980210 gene encoding RNA polymerase II subunit A C-terminal domain phosphatase SSU72, whose product is MKFRYAMVCSSNQNRSMEAHSLLKREGFEVSSYGTGAHVKLPGPSLREPNVYDFGTPYKQMYEDLRRKDSELYKRNGILPMLKRNSTVKLAPQRWQDNAADGSFDVVFTFEEKVFDIVVEDLHNRDHVLLKTVLVINLEVKDNHEEAAIGARLTLDLCQEIEVSESWEDSIDDIVANFEKQQRRKLLYSISFY